One window of Actinomycetota bacterium genomic DNA carries:
- a CDS encoding polyprenyl synthetase family protein, with protein MIGPSWLVEDMLRVEQLLLATAGSSDVPLVGEASTHLIKAGGKRLRPALVMISSRAGAPGSRATDLAAAAIELVHLATLYHDDVIDETDTRRGAPTVHSKWGLEVAVLAGDYLFAKGCVLAAEAGGEVTDILSRAIAEVCEGQIVETTAVGDPRRAPDEYRRTIELKTAALFGAAGELGPATSGAPELREPLRVYGRNLGLAFQIVDDLLDLVGDPEVTGKVPGTDLKEGVFTLPVLIAAEREPLLVERIAAGSRDLAELLPLLRSSGAIDAALAEARAHVAAALKALEPLADCDWTEALRTIPEGVLAQL; from the coding sequence ATGATCGGCCCCTCGTGGCTGGTGGAGGACATGCTGCGCGTCGAGCAGCTCTTGCTGGCGACCGCGGGGTCTTCTGACGTCCCGCTCGTCGGAGAGGCATCGACGCACCTGATCAAAGCCGGCGGCAAGAGGCTGCGACCGGCGCTCGTCATGATCAGTTCGCGCGCGGGTGCCCCCGGGAGTCGTGCCACCGACCTGGCCGCGGCCGCGATCGAGCTCGTGCATCTCGCGACGCTGTATCACGACGACGTCATCGACGAGACCGACACGCGGCGCGGCGCTCCGACCGTGCATTCCAAGTGGGGGCTCGAGGTCGCGGTCCTGGCGGGCGACTACCTATTCGCGAAGGGGTGCGTGCTGGCGGCCGAGGCCGGCGGGGAGGTCACCGACATCTTGTCGCGAGCGATCGCGGAGGTGTGCGAGGGCCAGATCGTGGAGACCACGGCGGTGGGCGATCCGAGGCGGGCGCCGGACGAGTACCGGCGTACGATCGAGCTGAAGACGGCAGCGCTGTTCGGGGCGGCGGGTGAGCTCGGGCCGGCTACCTCGGGAGCGCCAGAGCTTCGCGAGCCACTGCGCGTCTACGGGCGCAACCTCGGGCTCGCCTTCCAGATCGTCGACGACCTTCTGGACCTGGTGGGCGACCCGGAGGTGACCGGCAAGGTGCCGGGCACAGATCTGAAGGAGGGCGTTTTCACGCTGCCCGTTCTGATCGCGGCGGAGCGGGAGCCGTTGCTGGTGGAGCGCATCGCGGCGGGGAGCCGCGACCTGGCGGAGCTTCTGCCGCTCCTGCGCTCCAGCGGGGCGATCGATGCGGCCCTCGCCGAGGCTCGGGCCCACGTCGCAGCCGCCCTGAAGGCCCTCGAGCCGCTCGCGGACTGCGACTGGACGGAGGCC